The following are from one region of the Syngnathus typhle isolate RoL2023-S1 ecotype Sweden linkage group LG22, RoL_Styp_1.0, whole genome shotgun sequence genome:
- the LOC133146832 gene encoding collagen alpha-1(XII) chain-like isoform X5, whose protein sequence is MAAFASLLQAATRLLASCLVQPRDLSFSEVTSRSFRTSWRMDANDAESFLLQFRPADIPDSHLVSMSVPGDTLTAVLPYLTPVTRYQVNVSAQYDRGDSLPLVGYETTLEEQSAVRNARVSQETTDSFRVSWQPARGAVQRYRVTFRPLGEEGPEQEAFTLGDEPTLLLRGLRPGTAYQLGVNAEYASGLGPALQTRGTTKEEAAPPQNMLTRDVSESSFRARWTAAPGNVRTYRVKWQSAYSSESGEKTVPGEQTETLLDGLSPETLYQVSVVAVYDHKDSEPLVGYETTDASAEARRLRASDETERSMKVTWAPAPGKVQHYRLKYIPAAGGREVVLKVPAGVTSTVLKRLQPLTAYQITVHPVYKRGEGKARQGVGSTLSPYKAPRNLQTSEPTKTSFRVSWDPAPGEVRGYKVTFHPAGQDIDLNEMLVGPFDNTVVLEELRAGTQYSVAVFGMFDGGESLPLAGEEKTTLSDAPEPPPLGPSDAQCKTSTKADIVLLVDGSWSIGRINFKTIRNFIGRMVGVFDIGPDKIQIGLAQYSGDPKTEWHLNAHATRASLLDAINNLPYKGGNTMTGMALSYILQNNFKANVGMREDSRKIGILITDGKSQDEIVTNSQNLRDSGIELYAIGVKNADENELRSIASDPDEIHMYNVNDFKFLLDIVDDLTVNLCNSVKGSDETPEAPSDLTTSEVTHRSFRASWSAPQTPVEKFRLVYSLDNGAESREVLLDGSTTSTVLDGLSPLTPYVLSVYSLVGERSSEPLVGRETTLPLPAVTSIKVYDETMSAMRVRWQPVGGASGYTVLYRSINGTGPQLEKEVLVRADVSDIQLAQLLPNTAYSISVLAQHGEELSQPLKTSGVTLPLPPSGALRITGVTHSSMKLNWDAAPGLVRKYIVTYKSEGGDIKELEVLGDVTSLNVPGLSSQTEYDVAVTPVYDEGPGNPMLGMAVTDVVPPPKNLRFSNVDLTSFRATWEHGAPDVALYRISWAKKGHSDSDSSILGNDETSHLLENLDPDTEYTVTVTAIYPDESESEDLIGNQRTLLKAADVRPEPPRNMRVYNATVSTLAVKWDPAPGPVQNYKIVYAPLAGGEPIVTQVGGKKTSTVLQKLTPDTPYRVTMTANYATGPSRDVSADGRTKPLGGVRNLQVLNPTMTTLNVRWEPAEGRVKEYKVIYAPAAGGAESMVGLEQVSAGTISTTLRGLQPDTLYTVSLLPIYAEGDGKIMSENGKTRPLGGVKNLRVTDPTMTSLNVKWDPADGAVRLYKVFFVPVAGGREEMEQVPVASTDIVLRNLLPDTAYSVSVLPVYPAREGKRQTENGKTLPLSGVGNMQVTKPTITTLTVTWNPADGNVQGYKVIYKPEGGGLEIVEQVSESTTSTVLEKLLPDTRYTVTVVPVYAEGDGPSLTNTGKTRPLGKVRNLQVFDPTTSSLNVRWEPAEGNVREYIVIWVPVAGGEQDVDQVPGSTTSTVLKNLESDTEYTVTVVPVYHEMEGLPESENGKTYPVGGVKNLQVVDPTVSTLTVRWDPAVGNVRNYRVTYSAQPDGEPRTEEVSGGTTSLVLRNLDTDTMYNVSVVPIYPDVEGIPQADVGKTKPLGGVKNLRVSDPTTNSLRVRWDAAEGDVRQYRISYQPVDGGETLMTQESGMATNTMLRELQPDTDYTVTVVPIYADMEGKSMSDNGKTKALGGVKKLQVIEPTTSTLKVTWEPAEGNVRQYRLFYVPAAGGAEDMEQVSGGTTNTVLRNLLSDTPYTVTVVPVYPEGEGLRQSERGKTLPRTPPRNVQVFNPTPNSLNVRWEPATGQVQQYRVEYAPWNSASPPHSVLVPGSVSNAFLDGLIQDTPYRINVIAMYPDGEGPSLKSDGKTLPRAGPRNMRVFDATTNSLTVGWDHAEGPVRQYRIAYHPMRGDPITQYAVVSGNRNNARLQNLTPDTPYNITVEAVYAEGPGGHLNGKGRTIGLLSPRNLRVSDEWYTRFRVAWDPVAAPVEGYRVIYTPRGSDQYVDFFVGDVTSYTLHNLKPGTTYDVQVLAQYTGGASAPLAGPGTTLPLNVTNIETYDVDHDRFCVKWTAHRAATSYRIRLNPLDPSSRGQQEITVPAGLPQYCFDGLSPDARYSAVVFVQTPNLEGPGVSTQERTLVKPTPAPTLPPTPSPPPTIPPSWAVCKGAKADVLFLIDGSWSIGEESFVKVVHFVSSMIATFDVVGPTGMQVSFVQYSDTAKTEFKFNSYQDKGIAMAAPHHIRYKGGNTKTGVALKHTYEKAFTVENGMRRNVPKVVVVITDGRSQDEVRKHAALLQHAGYTVFAVGVADVDFAELQEIGSKPSERHVFVVDDFDHFDTIKENLVSFICETATSSCPLIFVNGFTSPGFRMLEAFNLTEKTYSQVRGVSMEPGSFNSFTAYRLHPNAFLTMPSTEVHPEGLPAVYTIILMLRLLPDTPNEAFDVWQVSTADHKPETGVTIDPSKQSVSFYNKDERGEIQRVTFDEAPVKQLFHGSFHKLHILVSPTGVQLNVDCQHVAQKSIKAAGNTSRDGYQVLGKMAKSVGSRGDSATFQLQMFDIVCTLAWTSRDRCCDLPALRDENKCPSLPNACTCTTSATGPQGPQGPVGAPGKKGPRGERGEMGAPGPVGPRGDLGAPGRMGLPGPQGPSGRSIPGEAGRPGPKGDLGDSGMPGLKGSPGPRGPVGPIGPAGVRGPQGKDGMSGPRGPTGPMGAPGSPGVPGLEGKPGNTGPNGTPGPSGAKGDKGERGDFAPQNMMRSIARQVCEQLVNAQMNRVNSLLNQIPSGIHRSNPGPPGPTGPPGLQGPRGEVGPSGRSGFPGNPGLPGQPGEAGPAGEKGEPGLPGIGQKGPRGPPGPPGESRTGPPGPTGSTGSRGPPGRPGYAGARGSPGAAGYCDSTQCAGIPYNGQGYAGRSPSVPDGRPVAPHPDEDQSAERRRRKRSLAADVPS, encoded by the exons ATGGCCGCGTTTGCGAGCCTGCTGCAGGCAGCTACAAGACTTTTGGCTTCTT GTCTGGTCCAGCCTAGAGACCTGTCCTTCTCCGAAGTGACTTCCAGAAGCTTCCGGACCTCGTGGCGGATGGACGCCAACGACGCCGAGTCCTTCCTGCTCCAGTTTCGACCCGCCGACATCCCCGACAGCCATTTGGTGTCCATGTCCGTCCCCGGGGACACCCTGACTGCCGTCCTGCCTTACCTCACCCCGGTCACCCGCTACCAAGTCAACGTTTCGGCCCAGTACGACCGAGGCGACAGTTTGCCCCTCGTCGGCTACGAGACTACCTTAGAGG AACAAAGCGCGGTTCGTAACGCCAGAGTGTCCCAGGAGACCACGGACAGCTTCCGCGTGTCCTGGCAGCCGGCGCGAGGAGCCGTGCAGCGCTACCGCGTGACCTTCCGACCCCTGGGCGAGGAAGGTCCCGAACAGGAAGCCTTCACGCTCGGCGACGAGCCCACCCTGCTGCTGAGGGGGCTTCGACCCGGGACCGCCTACCAGCTCGGCGTCAACGCCGAGTACGCGTCCGGACTCGGACCGGCGCTGCAGACGCGAGGAACCACCAAAGAAG AGGCGGCCCCTCCTCAAAACATGCTGACCCGAGACGTCAGCGAGAGCAGTTTCCGGGCGCGCTGGACGGCCGCTCCCGGCAACGTCCGCACGTACCGCGTCAAGTGGCAGTCGGCGTACTCGAGCGAGTCCGGGGAGAAAACGGTCCCGGGAGAGCAAACGGAAACGCTGTTGGACGGCCTGAGCCCCGAGACGCTCTACCAGGTGTCGGTGGTCGCCGTTTACGACCACAAGGACAGCGAGCCGCTCGTCGGATACGAAACCACCGACG CGTCGGCGGAGGCGCGGCGACTGCGCGCGAGCGACGAGACCGAGCGTAGCATGAAAGTGACGTGGGCGCCGGCGCCCGGCAAAGTTCAGCACTACCGGCTGAAATACATTCCCGCCGCCGGCGGGCGAGAGGTGGTCCTCAAGGTCCCGGCGGGGGTCACCTCCACCGTTCTGAAGAGGCTGCAACCGCTCACCGCCTACCAAATCACCGTCCATCCCGTCTACAAACGCGGGGAAGGAAAAGCAAGGCAAGGCGTAGGAAGCACAC TGTCGCCTTACAAAGCTCCGAGGAACCTCCAGACCTCAGAGCCCACCAAGACCAGCTTCAGGGTGTCGTGGGATCCGGCGCCCGGGGAGGTCCGGGGCTACAAGGTCACCTTCCACCCCGCGGGGCAGGATATCGACCTGAACGAGATGCTGGTGGGCCCTTTTGACAACACGGTGGTCCTGGAGGAGCTCAG GGCCGGAACCCAATATTCCGTGGCCGTCTTTGGCATGTTTGACGGAGGGGAGAGTTTGCCTCTGGCGGGCGAGGAGAAGACCACGCTCTCCGACGCTCCCGAGCCGCCTCCGTTGGGTCCCTCAG ACGCGCAGTGCaagacctccaccaaggccgACATCGTGCTCCTGGTGGACGGCTCCTGGAGCATCGGGCGGATCAACTTCAAAACCATCCGCAACTTCATCGGCCGCATGGTCGGCGTCTTTGACATTGGCCCGGATAAAATCCAGATCG GTTTGGCCCAGTACAGCGGCGACCCCAAGACGGAGTGGCACCTGAACGCTCACGCCACCAGGGCTTCGCTGCTGGACGCCATCAACAACCTCCCCTACAAAGGAGGCAACACCATGACAG GGATGGCGCTGAGCTACATCCTGCAGAACAATTTCAAAGCCAACGTCGGAATGCGAGAAGATTCGCGCAAGATCGGCATCCTCATCACCGACGGAAAGTCTCAGGACGAAATCGTCACCAACTCGCAGAACCTACGAGACAGCGGCATCGAACTCTACGCCATCG GCGTAAAGAACGCGGACGAGAACGAGTTGCGCTCCATCGCCTCCGACCCGGACGAAATTCACATGTACAACGTCAACGACTTCAAGTTCCTGCTGGACATCGTGGACGACCTCACCGTCAACCTGTGCAACAGCGTCAAAGGTTCAG ATGAAACGCCGGAGGCGCCCTCCGACCTGACCACCTCCGAGGTCACCCACCGCTCCTTCCGCGCCTCCTGGAGCGCGCCGCAAACGCCCGTCGAGAAGTTCCGGCTCGTCTACTCGCTGGACAACGGAGCAGAATCGCGCGAG GTGTTGCTGGACGGCTCGACGACGTCGACGGTGTTGGACGGTCTGAGCCCGCTGACGCCGTACGTGCTGAGCGTCTACTCGCTGGTCGGGGAGCGCAGCAGCGAGCCGCTGGTGGGCCGAGAGACCACCC TGCCGCTGCCGGCCGTCACGTCCATCAAAGTCTACGACGAGACCATGAGCGCCATGAGGGTGCGCTGGCAGCCGGTGGGCGGAGCCAGCGGCTACACCGTGCTCTATCGATCCATCAACGGCACCGGGCCTCAGCTGGAGAAGGAG GTTCTGGTTCGAGCCGACGTGAGCGACATCCAGTTGGCACAGCTGCTCCCCAACACGGCGTACTCCATCTCCGTCTTGGCTCAACACGGAGAAGAGCTCAGCCAGCCGCTGAAGACCAGCGGAGTCACGC TGCCCTTGCCGCCGTCCGGCGCCCTGAGGATCACCGGCGTGACTCACAGCAGCATGAAGCTCAATTGGGACGCGGCGCCCGGCCTGGTGCGCAAGTACATTGTCACCTACAAGTCCGAGGGCGGCGATATCAAAGAG CTGGAAGTCCTCGGCGACGTCACCTCCCTCAACGTGCCGGGGCTCAGCTCCCAGACGGAGTACGACGTGGCCGTGACCCCCGTGTACGACGAGGGTCCAGGGAACCCCATGCTCGGAATGGCAGTCACGG ACGtggtccccccccccaagaacCTCAGGTTCTCCAATGTGGATCTGACCTCCTTCAGGGCCACGTGGGAGCACGGAGCGCCCGATGTGGCGCTCTACCGCATCAGCTGGGCTAAGAAAGGACACAGCGACTCCGATTCT TCCATCTTGGGCAACGATGAGACGTCACATCTTCTGGAGAACTTGGACCCGGACACCGAGTATACGGTCACCGTGACGGCCATCTACCCGGACGAGTCCGAAAGCGAAGACCTGATAGGAAACCAGCGCACGT tgttgAAGGCTGCGGACG TGCGCCCGGAGCCTCCTCGCAACATGCGCGTCTACAACGCCACCGTCAGCACCCTGGCCGTCAAGTGGGACCCGGCCCCCGGACCCGTGCAGAACTACAAGATCGTCTATGCGCCGCTGGCCGGAGGCGAGCCCATCGTG ACGCAGGTGGGAGGCAAGAAGACCAGCACGGTCCTGCAGAAGCTGACGCCTGACACGCCGTACCGGGTCACCATGACCGCCAACTACGCCACCGGCCCCAGCAGAGATGTTTCGGCCGACGGAAGAACCA AGCCTCTGGGCGGCGTGAGGAACCTTCAGGTGCTCAACCCCACCATGACCACGCTCAACGTACGCTGGGAGCCGGCCGAGGGTCGCGTCAAGGAGTACAAGGTCATCTACGCTCCAGCCGCCGGAGGCGCCGAGAGCATGGTAGGACTG GAGCAAGTGTCGGCCGGCACCATCAGCACCACCCTGAGGGGCCTGCAACCCGACACCCTCTACACCGTCTCCCTGTTGCCCATCTACGCCGAGGGCGACGGCAAGATCATGTCGGAAAACGGAAAGACAC GACCCCTGGGCGGCGTCAAGAACCTGCGGGTGACCGACCCCACCATGACCTCGCTCAACGTCAAGTGGGACCCGGCCGACGGCGCCGTCCGCTTGTACAAAGTCTTCTTTGTGCCGGTCGCCGGCGGGCGCGAGGAGATG GAGCAAGTCCCCGTCGCCTCCACCGACATCGTCCTCAGGAACCTCCTGCCCGACACCGCCTACTCCGTTTCGGTGTTGCCCGTGTACCCGGCCAGGGAGGGAAAACGCCAGACTGAGAACGGAAAGACTT TGCCTCTGAGCGGCGTGGGCAACATGCAGGTGACCAAGCCGACCATCACCACGCTGACCGTCACCTGGAATCCCGCCGACGGGAACGTTCAAGGCTACAAGGTCATCTACAAGCCGGAAGGTGGCGGCCTGGAGATTGTG GAGCAAGTATCGGAGAGCACCACCAGCACCGTCCTGGAGAAGCTCCTCCCCGACACCCGCTACACCGTCACCGTGGTGCCCGTCTACGCCGAGGGCGACGGGCCCAGTCTGACCAACACCGGCAAGAcca ggccGCTGGGAAAAGTGAGGAACCTTCAGGTGTTCGATCCGACCACCAGCAGCCTCAACGTGCGCTGGGAGCCGGCCGAGGGCAACGTGCGCGAGTACATTGTCATCTGGGTGCCGGTGGCGGGAGGAGAACAGGATGTT GACCAGGTGCCAGGATCCACCACCTCCACGGTGCTGAAGAACCTCGAGTCCGACACCGAGTACACCGTCACCGTGGTTCCCGTCTATCACGAGATGGAAGGATTGCCGGAGAGCGAAAATGGGAAAACCT ATCCGGTGGGCGGCGTGAAGAACTTACAAGTGGTGGATCCCACCGTCAGCACGTTGACGGTTCGCTGGGATCCGGCGGTGGGCAACGTGCGCAATTACAGGGTCACGTACTCGGCGCAACCCGACGGAGAACCGCGCACG GAGGAGGTGTCAGGCGGCACCACCAGCCTGGTCCTGAGGAACCTGGACACGGACACAATGTACAACGTGTCCGTGGTGCCCATCTACCCCGACGTGGAGGGCATCCCGCAGGCCGACGTCGGCAAAACCA agcCTCTGGGCGGCGTGAAGAACCTGCGTGTGAGCGACCCCACCACCAACTCGCTGCGAGTGCGTTGGGACGCGGCCGAGGGCGACGTTCGCCAATACAGGATCAGCTATCAGCCTGTCGACGGGGGAGAGACGCTCATG ACTCAGGAATCGGGCATGGCGACCAACACCATGTTGAGGGAGTTGCAGCCCGACACGGACTACACCGTGACGGTGGTGCCCATCTACGCCGACATGGAGGGAAAGAGCATGTCGGACAACGGCAAGACCA AGGCGCTGGGTGGAGTCAAGAAACTGCAAGTGATCGAACCCACCACCAGCACACTCAAGGTCACCTGGGAGCCCGCCGAGGGAAACGTGCGCCAGTACCGACTCTTCTACGTGCCGGCCGCCGGCGGCGCTGAGGACATG GAGCAAGTATCGGGAGGAACCACCAACACCGTCCTGAGGAACCTCCTCTCCGACACCCCCTACACCGTCACCGTGGTGCCCGTCTACCCGGAAGGCGAGGGTCTGCGCCAGTCTGAGCGGGGAAAAACAC TTCCTCGCACTCCCCCGCGCAACGTGCAAGTGTTCAACCCCACGCCCAACAGCCTCAACGTGCGCTGGGAGCCAGCCACGGGTCAGGTCCAGCAGTACCGCGTGGAGTACGCCCCCTGGAACTCCGCCTCGCCGCCGCACTCG GTGCTGGTTCCGGGCAGCGTCAGCAACGCCTTCTTGGACGGGCTGATCCAGGACACGCCCTACCGGATCAACGTGATCGCCATGTACCCGGACGGAGAGGGCCCGTCGCTGAAGAGCGACGGCAAAACAC TGCCGCGCGCCGGACCTCGGAACATGCGAGTGTTTGACGCCACCACCAACTCGCTCACCGTTGGGTGGGACCACGCCGAGGGTCCCGTGAGACAGTACCGTATCGCCTACCACCCCATGCGGGGAGACCCCATCACCCAATAC GCCGTGGTGTCGGGCAACAGAAACAACGCCCGGCTGCAGAACCTGACACCCGACACGCCCTACAACATCACGGTGGAGGCCGTCTACGCCGAGGGCCCCGGAGGACACCTCAACGGCAAAGGGCGCACAA TCGGCCTGCTGAGCCCGAGGAACCTGCGCGTGTCCGACGAGTGGTACACGCGCTTCCGAGTGGCTTGGGACCCCGTGGCGGCGCCGGTGGAAGGATACAGAGTCATCTACACGCCCAGAG GCTCCGATCAGTACGTGGACTTCTTTGTGGGCGACGTGACGTCCTACACGCTGCACAACCTCAAGCCCGGAACCACCTACGACGTCCAAGTCCTGGCGCAGTACACCGGCGGCGCCAGCGCGCCTCTGGCCGGCCCGGGAACCACAC TGCCCCTGAACGTGACCAACATCGAGACGTACGACGTGGATCACGACAGGTTCTGCGTCAAGTGGACGGCCCACCGAGCGGCCACGTCCTACCGCATCCGCCTCAACCCGCTGGACC CGTCGAGCAGGGGTCAACAGGAGATCACCGTCCCCGCCGGCCTGCCGCAGTACTGCTTCGACGGACTTTCGCCCGACGCCCGCTACAGCGCCGTCGTCTTCGTCCAGACGCCCAACCTGGAGGGACCCGGCGTCAGCACCCAGGAGCGAACCC TGGTTAAGCCGACTCCCGCGCCGACGCTCCCGCCTACCCCCAGCCCGCCCCCCACTATCCCCCCCTCCTGGGCAG TTTGCAAAGGCGCCAAAGCGGACGTGCTGTTCCTCATCGACGGCTCGTGGAGTATCGGCGAGGAGAGCTTCGTCAAAGTCGTGCATTTCGTCTCCAGCATGATCGCAACCTTCGACGTGGTCGGACCGACCGGGATGCAG GTGTCGTTCGTGCAGTACAGCGACACGGCGAAGACCGAATTCAAGTTCAACTCCTACCAAGACAAAGGCATTGCCATGGCGGCGCCTCATCACATCCGCTACAAAGGCGGTAACACCAAAACAG GCGTGGCCCTCAAGCACACGTACGAGAAGGCCTTCACGGTGGAGAACGGCATGAGGAGGAACGTGCCCAAGGTAGTGGTGGTCATCACGGACGGACGCTCGCAGGATGAAGTCAGGAAGCACGCCGCCCTCTTGCAACACGCAG GCTACACGGTGTTCGCCGTGGGCGTGGCCGACGTGGACTTTGCGGAGCTGCAGGAGATCGGCAGCAAGCCCAGCGAGAGGCACGTCTTCGTGGTGGACGACTTTGACCACTTTGACACCATCAAGGAGAACCTCGTCAGCTTCATCTGCGAAACGGCCACATCCA GCTGCCCGCTCATCTTTGTCAACGGCTTCACGTCGCCCGGCTTCAGGATGCTGGAAGCCTTCAACCTGACGGAGAAGACGTACTCTCAGGTGAGGGGCGTGTCCATGGAACCTGGCTCCTTCAACAGCTTCACCGCCTACCGCCTGCACCCCAACGCCTTCCTCACCATGCCCAGCAC CGAGGTGCATCCCGAAGGTCTCCCTGCCGTCTACACCATCATCCTCATGCTCCGCCTCCTGCCCGACACGCCCAACGAGGCCTTCGACGTGTGGCAGGTGTCCACCGCCGACCACAAGCCCGAGACGGGAGTCACTATTGACC CCTCCAAGCAGAGCGTTTCCTTCTACAACAAGGACGAGCGCGGCGAGATCCAGCGGGTCACTTTCGACGAGGCTCCGGTCAAGCAGCTCTTCCACGGAAGCTTCCACAAG CTGCACATCCTGGTCTCGCCTACCGGCGTCCAGCTCAACGTGGACTGCCAACACGTGGCCCAGAAGAGCATCAAAGCGGCTGGAAACACTTCCAGAGACGGATACCAAGTCCTGGGGAAAATGGCCAAGTCCGTCGGCTCCCGAGGAGACTCGGCAACT ttccaGCTCCAGATGTTCGATATTGTCTGCACGCTGGCCTGGACGAGTCGTGACCGCTGCTGCGACTTGCCCGCCCTG agagatgaaaacaaatgtcCTTCGCTGCCCAACGCCTGCACGTGCACCACCTCGGCCACCGGACCGCAGGGACCGCAAGGACCGGTG GGTGCCCCCGGCAAAAAAGGACCACGAGGTGAAAGAGGAGAGATGGGCGCGCCT GGCCCAGTGGGTCCTCGGGGCGACTTGGGAGCACCCGGGCGAATGGGCCTGCCTGGTCCGCAGGGGCCCAGCGGACGCTCCATCCCGGGAGAAGCT GGTCGGCCCGGACCAAAGGGAGATCTTGGAGATTCTGGCATGCCCGGACTCAAA GGCTCACCGGGACCCCGCGGCCCCGTCGGCCCCATCGGTCCTGCTGGAGTCAGG GGCCCTCAAGGAAAGGACGGCATGTCGGGACCCCGAGGACCCACCGGGCCCATG GGAGCCCCAGGCTCCCCTGGAGTGCCCGGTCTGGAAGGAAAACCCGGCAACACGGGTCCTAATGGAACTCCC GGTCCCTCGGGGGCAAAAGGAGACAAGGGAGAGCGC GGAGACTTTGCTCCTCAGAACATGATGCGCTCCATCGCCAGGCAGGTCTGTGAGCAGCTTGTCAACG CCCAGATGAACCGCGTCAATAGCCTCTTGAACCAGATCCCCAGCGGTATCCACCGCAGCAACCCCGGCCCACCGGGGCCCACCGGACCCCCCGGCTTGCAGGGACCGCGCGGAGAGGTGGGCCCCTCCGGAAGGAGCGGTTTCCCTGGAAACCCCGGACTGCCGGGACAGCCCGGGGAGGCGGGGCCGGCTGGAGAGAAGGGCGAACCGGGCTTGCCGGGAATCGGACAGAAAGGCCCTCGAGGACCCCCAG GCCCACCGGGAGAAAGCAGGACGGGCCCCCCCGGGCCGACGGGCTCCACGGGATCTCGCGGCCCTCCCGGCCGTCCCGGTTACGCCGGCGCCCGCGGCTCCCCAGGGGCGGCCGGCTACTGCGACTCCACCCAGTGCGCGGGCATTCCTTACAACGGTCAAGGATACGCGG GCCGCTCTCCATCGGTGCCCGACGGCCGGCCGGTGGCCCCCCATCCCGACGAGGACCAATCGGCCGAGAGGCGACGTCGGAAGCGTTCGCTAGCCGCCGACGTTCCATCTTAG